The nucleotide sequence CGCTGTCGGGACCGGTGCCTACGATGGGGCACATCATGGAGCTCAGCACGAGAACCCGCACGCCTCTGACCAGCCTCGGACCGGATCTGGACGAGCGCCCGGAGGTCGACACCGCCCAGCGCACCGCCCTGGAGATCCCGTGGCACGTGGTGGTCTGGGACGATCCCGTGAATCTCATGTCGTGGGTGACCTGGGTCTTCCGCACGCACTTCGGCTTCTCGCAGGCCAAGTCCCACGCGCTGATGCTCGAGGTCCACGAGCGGGGCCGGGCGATCGTGGCCGAGGGCACTCTGGAGGAGGCCGAGCGCCATGTCGCCGCCCTGCACGGCTATGGCCTGATGGCCACCTACGAGCGCGCAGGCGGAGGCCAGGACGCGGATGGGGTGCGCAGCTGATGGCGCACGGATTCCGCTCGGGGGCCCACGGCCTCTCCGCCCGGCTCTCCGCGGATGAGCGAGGGCTGCTGGTCAGGCTGTGCCAGGACATCATCGGCCTGCTCGAGCTCGAGCAGGCCGCTCCGGAGGCAGATCCGCTGGAGGCCCTGCTCGGCGGCGACGGTCCCGTCGAGGCGCCGCAGGATCCGGCGGTGGCGCGCCTGCTGCCTGCCGGCAGCCAGGATCCGGAGCAGGCGGAGGAGTTCCGCCGCTTCACCGACCGGTCCCTGCGCGAGCAGAAGGTCGCCTCGCTGCGCGCTGCGGCACTCGCCTTCGAGTCCGATCCCGTGCGCCTGAGCCCCGCGGCGGCCAGCGACGTCTCCCGGGCGCTCAACGACATCCGTCTGGTGCTCTCGACCCGGCTGGGGATCGACTCGGAGGCGGACGCCCGTCGGGTGGAGAAGGCCTCCGGGAAGAAGCCCAAGGACACCGAGACCTACATGGCCGTCGTCTACGGCTTCGTCTCGTGGCTGCAGG is from Kocuria palustris and encodes:
- the clpS gene encoding ATP-dependent Clp protease adapter ClpS, with translation MELSTRTRTPLTSLGPDLDERPEVDTAQRTALEIPWHVVVWDDPVNLMSWVTWVFRTHFGFSQAKSHALMLEVHERGRAIVAEGTLEEAERHVAALHGYGLMATYERAGGGQDADGVRS
- a CDS encoding DUF2017 domain-containing protein, giving the protein MAHGFRSGAHGLSARLSADERGLLVRLCQDIIGLLELEQAAPEADPLEALLGGDGPVEAPQDPAVARLLPAGSQDPEQAEEFRRFTDRSLREQKVASLRAAALAFESDPVRLSPAAASDVSRALNDIRLVLSTRLGIDSEADARRVEKASGKKPKDTETYMAVVYGFVSWLQDSLIQAMLVELPEDDGTDDQPPQGL